A genome region from Heteronotia binoei isolate CCM8104 ecotype False Entrance Well chromosome 19, APGP_CSIRO_Hbin_v1, whole genome shotgun sequence includes the following:
- the PGPEP1L gene encoding pyroglutamyl-peptidase 1-like protein — protein MDASSNTIVVTGFGPFRQHLVNSSWAAVKELSKLGLGNEINLHIAELPAVYQKAKELVCEIWATRQPHFVVHVGLASASKATIILEQCGKNKGYRDRDACGFLPEDGCCVSEGPEKIESTINMKSVWKNLLAEGIDAIFSRDAGRYVCDYTYYASLYYGNGRAAFIHVPPLSKWVTTEFLGKALQRVILEILKQCMWKSREQSKKEPSEGEQENPWKK, from the exons GGTTTGGGCCCTTTCGACAGCATCTTGTTAACTCTAGCTGGGCAGCAGTGAAG GAGCTGTCCAAACTTGGCCTTGGCAATGAAATAAACCTACACATTGCAGAACTACCAGCAGTTTACCAAAAAGCAAAAGAGCTTGTCTGTGAAATATGGGCAACACGTCAGCCACAC TTTGTTGTTCACGTTGGCCTGGCTTCGGCTTCCAAAGCCACCATCATTCTGGAGCAGTGTGGAAAGAACAAAGGCTACAGAGACAGAGATGCTTGTGGGTTTCTCCCAGAAGATGGCTGTTGTGTCTCTGAAGGCCCAGAAAAAATTGAGTCAACGATTAATATGAAGAGTGTGTGGAAAAACCTCCTGGCAGAAGGGATCgatgccattttttccagagacGCAGGAAG GTATGTCTGTGATTATACCTATTACGCTTCTCTTTACTATGGTAACGGAAGAGCTGCATTTATCCACGTGCCTCCACTATCCAAGTGGGTAACAACAGAATTTCTAGGAAAAGCACTGCAGAGAGTTATCTTAGAAATTTTGAAGCAATGCATGTGGAAAAGCAG AGAGCAATCCAAAAAAGAACCTTCAGAAGGTGAACAAGAAAACCCCTGGAAGAAATGA